The region AATATACGGAGTGTGTCAGACCCAGGTCCGCCAAGATTCCATCCAGCCGATCACGGAGCTCGCCTTCTCCGAGGATCACCAACCCTACATCCCAGTGCCGGCGGACTTCGGCGAAAGCGGCAAGCAGCGTGGGATAGTCCTTCTGCTTTGTCAGTCGCCCGCTCGCGATCAAAATCTTTCGATGATGTTCATCGAACAGAGCGCGGAGGTCACGCGGCTGCGGCGCGGGAGCCGAAGGGTCGATGATGGGGTTCGGGATTACGGTGATGCCGTCCAGCGGCACGCCGAAGAACGTCGACGCGTCTTCCGCCACCCCAAGCGATATGGCGAAGTAATGATCAGCATGCCGGGCGCTCCTACGGTACAGGCGCATGAGCAGCCGCTCAGAAGAAGATGCGCTCTGATGCGCCACCACCGACGGCGTGTTCTGGAAGCACAGGACCACCTTCGCCTTCCACCCGTAGAGCCATCGCGAAAGCAGAGTGTAAAAGTCGAGGTGGAACAGGGCCGAGAAGACGATGTCGATCTGGCGCGCACGCACTTCACGGGCCAGAGGCCCCATGATCTTGCGCGCATTGCTCAAGCCTAGATTTACGATCTCAACGCTTGGATTGATCGCGGCCTCGTAGGCTCCGCCTGTTCGCAAAGTGAACACGGTGACGCGCCTTCCGCGCGCCGCAAGAGCGCTGGCCAGATTGGCGACTGCCCGTTCTGCTCCCCCGCTGCCCAGCGAAGGGACAATGAACGCAAGATGCGGCATTGGATTTCACTCACTCATTCTCAAAGAGGCTCCGCAGCGACATCGCCTGACCGCCGCGGCTCCACCCGTCGGCGGAGGAACGCGAGCATGGGCTGCTCGACAAGGCGATGTGAGATCACACCACCAATCAACGCCACGATCACGGACGTCGCGACGAAAGCCCAATCGGCTTGTCCAGGTGCGAACGGCCACAGAATCCCCACGCCCCCTACGGCGAAGGGGTGGCTGAGATAAAGGCTGTATGAACTTTCTCCCAACCAGTCCGCGAGGGGTTTTAGCAATCCGGAGAGCCGCTCACCCGCGCCCCAAATGGCTGAGGCCACAAGAAGCGCGGCGGGCACGCCCCAGGCGATCGCGCGCGGCGCTGCGATCACTTCATCCAGCACAAACTGGCCGGCCGCAGCCAAGCCCAGTCCGACGATCAACATCAAGGTCGAGGGCAGCCATCTGAAGCTTAGGTAGGCGTAGCCGATCAACACCCCAAAGGCGAACTCGATAATGATCGGGTTCGTCCAGAACTCGGGCGGAGCCGACTTGAATTCAACCTGCGCGCCAATGATCGCAAGAACGGCAAGCATTGAAACCAAGAGAAGGATGCTTTTTGCCCGAGACAGGAAAAGCGTTGCAGAAAACAACACGTAGAAGAACATTTCGTAGTTCAGCGTCCAGCCCAGGCTCAAGATCGGCGAGATCGCGCCATCCCAACGCCGAACTGGATAGAACAGGTAGGACCCGACCGCGCTTGCCGTGTCCCAACGCATCTTGTTGAGCTCTCCTGGCACTACGAAGAGCGCCGCGATCGCGAGCGTGGTGTAGAGCCAATAGAGCGGCACGACCCGTACGATGCGGCGGGTCAGAAACTCGCGGAAGCCGCCGGCGGCCCCGTATAGCTTTTCGGAGCTCACCACCATGATGAACCCGCTGATCACAAAGAAGATGTCCACGCCGGCGCCCCATGGAAACGCCGTCCGCGTGAACGTCTCACTCATCTGCTCGGCATTGGTCTGAGCATGACCGATCAGGACGCTGAGAGCCGCGACAGCGCGCAGCACCTGAATAGAGATCAACTTGTCTCTAGCCACGCCCACCCCCTAGACTTGCCGCCAAAGCGGCCAGAGCTTGGTAGCTCTCCGCGCGACGCGCGACGAGGGCGCTGGCTTCATACCGCGCCGCGGTCAGCCAATTGGCCTCTACCTCAGCGCACTTCTCCTCCATCGCGGACTTGACGAGATCTGAAATGGCGAGAGCCAACGCCTTGTGCCGCCCCGGCGGATGCAGACGTTTGGGGGGCAGAAGCTCAGGCGTTCCACCCGCCGTGCTGGCGACGGCCAGACACGCTCGCCCCAGCGCCTCAATCACCGCGCGGGGCAAGCCTTCCTGCAGACTAGGCTGCAGGTAGACATCCACGCCGTCCAGCCACGCGGCGACGGGCGCGCCGGCCGGCAAGACGCCGTCAAAGAACATGCGATCGGCCAGCCCGGCCCTCTCCGCCAGCCGCCGGAACGGTTCGGCGTCGCCTTCGCCAAGGATGCGGTAGGTGAAGGGCGGGAGCTCATCCTTCAAAGCCGAAAGAGCTGCGATGGCGTCATGCAGCCCCTTCATACGCGAATTCAAAGACCCGATCGTTCCAAAGACGAGAGGGGAGGAGTCCGCCATCAGGCTTGCGCGGCGGAGCGTCAACACCTCACGGTCCAACGGCTCCAGCACCACGTTCGAAGCGGTGAAGACACGACCGCGAGCCGGATAGCAGCGTTGCAGGAAACTTTCGGTGACATAGCGCGCCAACGGCGCGCCACCGACAGCGGCCTTTGTCCTCATCTCCAACACAGGCGCGTACGCGCGCGCGGCGATTGAACCGTGATGCCACAGGGCGTCCCAAGCGCTGGCCACGACTTCGACCAGGTAGGGCTTCTTCTGCGCGCTTGCAGCCGCGCAAGCGGCAAGGCCGATCTCGCTGGGAAGTCTGGCGATCACGCAGTCGGCTTCGCGCACATGGCGCTCAATCTCCTTATTGCCGAGTAGAACTTCGCCAAGTCTCGCCAACCCTCGCCTTCCGCCCAGGAAGACATGGCTCACCCCTGGGCCGGACGACAGCGAAAGGCGGCCCGGCGCTGAGCCCAGGGGTCCGCCTCGCCCGAGCACGACGACCTCGTCGAACACGTCCAGATGCTCCGCCCAGAGCCGGTAGGGATACTTGCCGCCCAAGGTGAACACGGCCCCGTCGGCGGCGATCTCAAACCGATGATCCATCGCAAACAGAAGCTTCATGCCAAGCCCTTCGCGTCGACGCCGCGAGTCAGGACTGCGTCGTAGATGTCGTCCAACCGTCCGACCATGGAGGCCACGCTCCAGGCTGAGAGATCGAGCGCCGATGTCGCCTCCCTAAACCGTTTGCTCTTCTCAGGGTCACAAAGGAGCGAGATCACCGGTTCAGCCATGGCCGAAACGTTGTCGATGGGCGTCAGAACGCCGGTGACGCCATGCTGGATTACGTCCTCCACGCCAGGCAGCGCGGTTGTCACGATGGGCACCCCACATAGGGCGTACTGAACCAGCACGCGCGGCAAGCCCTCGCGTTCAGAGGAAAGAACACAGACTTGTGCCGTCTTCATCCAGCGCTCGGGATCAGTTCGAAAGCCAAGCAAGGTTACGCGGCGCTCAAGTCCGAGCTCCCGTACGCGCGTCTCTAGCCTGTTCCGGTCATGCCCTTCGCCCAAGACAACGAAATGAGCGTTCGGGCATGCTACCGCGACCTCGGCGAACACCGCCAGAAACTCCCAAATCCTCTTGCGAGGTTCGAGCGCCGCGGCCATCACCACGAGTTGTTCGGATGAGCGTCCCTCAAGTTCTTCCGAGAGCTCGCGAAGGCTGAACGGCCTCGCACTCCCAAATCGAACGACATCCATTCCGCTCGGTACGACATGGTGCTTTCCAAGGCCAAGCCGGGCCTGTTCGCACGCAGCCCGCATTCCGCCGCTGACATTGACGAACGCAGCGGTGATCGGCGCGAGCGCATGCTCCAAAGCGAGGTACACTGCCCCGGCGAGAGGATTCACATTCAGGAAGGGCAGGATGTGGACGCCGTGAACGACGCCGCGTCGGCCATCCATCCAGGCGGCCAGCCGGCCAAGGATGCCCGCCTTGCTGGTGTGGGTATGGACGATGTCCGGAGCGAACCGATGCGTGATGCGCTTCAGCTCGAACAGCGCCTTCACGTCCCGGACCGGATGGATTTCGCGGACAAGGTTCGGCGCCGCTTCGACGCGCACTTCCGGATGCAATTGCGCCAACAAGTGGGGCGACACGTCGCGGCCATGGATCAGCATAACCTGGTGTCCCGCCGCCGCCTGTGCGTTGCAGCTCAGGAGCGTGTTCTCGTCCGCCCCGCCTCGAATAAAGCGCGTAATGACGTGGAGGACTTTCATCGCCCGGCTCCCGCGCCAAGCGCTTCAAGCAATGCGCCGTAGCCTTCCCGGGCCGCCGCGGCATCGAAACGTCGACGGGCGGCCTCACCTCGCGCATCTCTTTGCGCCAAGTCATCCATGCGCCCCGTATGGTGGGCGCACACAGCCTCCACCAACGCCGCATAGTCGCCCTGACGGACGACCGACGCAGCTCCATGCAGATCGGCCATTTCCTGGGCGGAGCTGACATCGAAACTCGCGAAAGGCGCGCCGATGCACATCGACTCGATGATGCATCGCGGCAGCCCTTCGCGTTCGGAAGCCAGAACGATCAGGTCGGCGGCGACGTACCATCGCCACGGATCTGGGCTGAAACCAACGAACTGGAGCCTTTCGCCCGCATCCAGTCGCCCGGCCGCTGCGACCGCTTGCGCCGCCGCGGGATTTTCCGTCGGGACGCAATCTCCGACGAAAATGATGCGGGCTTCAGGCGCCCGGGCCAGGATGGCCCCCGCAGCATGTTCGATGAACTCGGCCTGCCTTTTCTTTGGGTGAAAGCTCGCCACATAGGCGACAACATAGGCTTCCCGGGGCATCCCAAGAGCCTGCCGGACCATTTGCCTGTCGGCCTTTATGGCGTCGGGATGAGTACGGACGATGCTGTAGAGATGCCGCACCTTCCCGCTCCCGGACACGCCAAGAAGGCCACGCCAGTAGGCTTCCATATCCTGCGAAAGAACCAGGAAGAGATCGCAGAGTCGGTAGGCGAGGCGCCAACGAAGAGGCGCCGACTTGTATCGTGGAGGCAGGGCGTCCCGTACGTTCAAGACGATGGGAATCCCAGCGATCTTGGCGGCTCCGACTGAACTCCAGAAGCTGCGAGCATCGTTGGCGTGAAGTACGGCCACACGCTCCTTTTTCAACCGGCTCGCGAGGTGAAGGTTGGTCAGGACGCGTCCAAGCGCTCGGCCCAGCCGCCCGCCACTCTTTCCCTCCTGATGGAAGCTTCCCTCATTCATCCGGATGACGACGACATCACAACCAAAACCCCGCCAACAAGCGGAGAAGTCGCTTTCCAGATTGGTGAACACGAGCACGCGCTGGTCGCGCGCTCGCTCGGCGACCAGCTCGGAAATGCTGTTCAGCCCGCCGTCCGCCTGGGCCCCAGCCTGGAAGATGACGAAGGCGATCGGGCGGTCTGAAAGAGGCCCGGCCGTCATGTCGAGCGACCTTGGGGAGCGGGCCCGAAGTAACGATCAAAAACCCGATTCAGCAGGGCCTGCGCGGGCAATTCAACATAGCGGTACGCTAAAGCCGAAACGATAAGGATCAACCCGATATAGGCCACCACCAGGCCCTCGGCGAACCACCAGTGCCCAAGCCCGAACTTGCTCGCGCCTAGATCATAGATATTGCCGAACCCCAAACGGATGACGCTGTGGATCATGTAGATCGAATAGGAGTGAGCCCCCAGCCATTGGACCGCCGAGTGCTTCAAGAAGCGATCGATCAGGTCGTCACGCGTGGTCAGCCCCGACGCGAGGATGAAGCCGCCGAAGACAAAAGGCGCCACCATCGTGATCGGCTGATTGCCAGTCGGGAAGGACACAAGCGCCAAGGCGAAGGCGGCGAGGGCGTACTTGCTGATCTCCACCGCACGTGCGCTGACCCTCATTCGCTCTGCGGCGATCAGCCTTTGGACCAGGACGCCGATGGAGAAGCCGGCGATGCACCGGAAAATTCCAAAATCCGTTTCGACGCCGAGGTACTCACGGTTCGGAGACAACGCAAGGATGATCAGGCTGAGGATCGCCAAACCGCCAAATATGTAAGGTCTTAGAACACGCCTGCTCCCCGCCAGCACCGCGATGGCGAATACTACATAGGTATAGAATTCGACGCTAATGCTCCAACTTGGCCCATTCCAGGTCGCTCCGTCAGGGAAGAAACCCAATGCTTGAATCAGCAACAGATTGGCGACGAACGCTGTGAGGTTGTTGTCCTCAAAGGGCGCTTCTGTGGGGAAGCCCTTGAGATACGCGAAGTATTTCAGGACCTCGTAGGCCACCGACAGCAGCAAGGTCAGAAAATGCAGCGGATAGAGGCGGGCAAATCGCTTCGCCATGAAGCGGAGGGTCGAGTAGCCGCCGGCGATCTTGTCGTAGTAGTTCAGCGAAATCACAAAGCCTGAAAGAACGAAGAAGAAATCGACCCACAGGCTGGTATTCACGAACGGGGGTGAATGGGAGATCACCGATGGCCAGCGGATATGCCCCAGTGCGACGGACAGCGCCGCGATCCCCCTTATTCCATCCAGCGTCTCATACCTTTTGGCCATCGCCCCACCCCAGCGTCAGCTTGTCTCAGCTGCGGCCAACGCTCACATAGTTGAACCCGCGCGCCTTCATGTCGTCCGGCCGATAGATGTTACGCAGGTCGACCATGACCGGGGATTTCATCATCAGCTTCAAACGATCCAGATCGAGCGCGCGGAACTGATCCCATTCGGTGATCATGACGATCACGTCGGCACCTTCAGCCACTTCATATGGGCCATCCTTGAAGTTCACGTCCGCCAGCATGTATTTGGCCTCGTGCCCTTCAGGATCGTAGGCCTGGACGGTGGCGCCCATCGCTTGCAGAGCCGGGATAATGTCTAGGCTTGGCGCATCGCGCATATCGTCGGTATTGGGCTTGAATGTGAGACCAAGGACCCCGATCGTCTTGCCTTTAACGTCGCCGCCGACTGCCGCGGCGACCTTGCCGGCCATCGCCTTCTTGCGAGCGTCGTTGACCTGCACGGTGGCCTCAATCAGACGCGTCGGCGCGCCATAATCGGCCGCTGTTTTGACCAAGGCGATGGTGTCCTTGGGGAAGCATGAGCCGCCATAGCCTGGACCGGCATTGAGGAACTTGCGGCCGATGCGGCCATCGAGACCGATGCCCCGCGCAACCAGCTGCACGTCCGCGCCGACCTTTTCGCAAAGGTCCGCCATCTCGTTGATGAACGTGATCTTCATAGCGAGGAAGGCGTTGCCGGCGTACTTGATCAGCTCGCTAGTGCGGCGGCCCGTAAACAGGATCGGCGTCTCATTGAGGAACAGCGGGCGGTAGAGCTCGCGCATCGTCTCCTGGGCGCGCTGATCGTCCGTCCCCACCACCACGCGGTCGGGCCGCTTGAAATCCTCGATGGCTGCACCTTCACGTAGGAACTCGGGGTTTGAGACGACGGCGAATTGCGCGTCGGGGCGGACCTTCTTGATGATGGCTTCGACTTCGTCGCCAGTGCCGACTGGCACAGTCGATTTGGTGACGATGACGGTAAAGCCATCGATCAAGCCGGCGATCTCTTCCGCGGCGGCATAGACGTAGGACAGGTCGGCGTGACCGTCGCCGCGGCGGGTCGGCGTACCAACCGCGATGAATACCGCGTCCGCTTCCTTGATGGCCTGGGCGCCTTCGAGCGTGAAGAACAGGCGGCCTTCCTTGACGTTGCGGGCGACAAGTTCGTCCAGCCCCGGCTCGAAGATCGGGATTTCGCCCTTCTCCAGCCGCTCGATTTTGGACGGGTCCTTGTCAATGCAAGTCACCACATGGCCAAAATCGGCGAAACAGGCGCCCGACACCAAACCCACATAGCCGGTGCCGATCATTGCAACGCGCATCAGTCTATCCCAATCTGATCCAAGTTTCCGGGTCTCTACCGCATTGCAGCAAGACACCAGCCAAGAATTCCTACGCTCGACGCAAACTATTGGACGAACGCCGCTATATTAGCCGTAGAAGCCGCGATACCATTCCACGAAGCGCGGAAGACCGACCTCAATAGGAACCTCGGGCGTGTAACCTGTGATGTCCTTCAGTTTCGAGACATCGGCGAAGGTTCGACTCACATCGCCTGGCTGCATGGGCTTATAGACCTTTACCGCTTCGCGGCCGATCGCTTTCTCCAGGGTGGAGATCATGTCCATGAGCCCCTCCGGGCGGCCGCCACCGATGTTGAGAATCCGGTTTTCGCCGACGGGCGGCGCGTGATCGAGTGCGGCGACAACGCCGGTGACGATGTCGTCAATATAGGTGAAGTCGCGCGACATCTCGCCTTGGCCGAACACCTCGATCGGCTCGCCGGCGAAGATTTTTTTCGTGAACGAGAAATAGGCCATATCGGGCCGACCCATCGGCCCATAGACGGTGAAGAACCGAAGGCCCGTTTGAGCCAACCTATAGAGCCGCCCATAAGAATAGCTCATCAACTCACCGCTGCGCTTAGTGGCGGCGTAGAGCGAGACCGGCTCAACAGCTGCGTCGCTCTCCTTGAACCCCTCGCCGCTTTGCGGGCGATCCCCATAGACTGAGCTGGAAGATGCGTAGACCAAATGTTCAACGCCGTTGTGGCGGCAGGCTTCCAGAACAGACAGGTGGCCAGCCAGATTAGAACGTTCATAAGCGAACGGATTTTCAAGGCTGTAGCGCACCCCCGCTTGTGCGGCGAGATGGACGATCCGCTTGGCGCCGCTCGCCTTGACGAGAGCGGCGAAGCCGCTGACGTCAGCAATGTCCATCCGAGCCATGCGGAAGCGATCTTGAGCTTCGAGCTTGGCCGCACGTGCAGCCTTAAGGGCGGGGTCGTAATAGTCATTGAAGACGTCTACGCCGATGACTGTTTCACCCCGATCAAGCAAACGCTGAGCGGTATACATGCCGACAAAGCCGGCGGCGCCTGTCACGATGACGGTCAATTCGGCTCTCCTATGA is a window of Caulobacter sp. NIBR2454 DNA encoding:
- a CDS encoding glycosyltransferase: MPHLAFIVPSLGSGGAERAVANLASALAARGRRVTVFTLRTGGAYEAAINPSVEIVNLGLSNARKIMGPLAREVRARQIDIVFSALFHLDFYTLLSRWLYGWKAKVVLCFQNTPSVVAHQSASSSERLLMRLYRRSARHADHYFAISLGVAEDASTFFGVPLDGITVIPNPIIDPSAPAPQPRDLRALFDEHHRKILIASGRLTKQKDYPTLLAAFAEVRRHWDVGLVILGEGELRDRLDGILADLGLTHSVYFAGFQQNPLDWMAGADLFVLSSLWEGLANVVVEALWIGLPVVSTDCPHGPREILEEGRLGRLSPVGDAAALSSTIAAALGAEFDAQAGRRRALDFSINSIADRYDDALKLSGRHGT
- a CDS encoding acyltransferase family protein, giving the protein MARDKLISIQVLRAVAALSVLIGHAQTNAEQMSETFTRTAFPWGAGVDIFFVISGFIMVVSSEKLYGAAGGFREFLTRRIVRVVPLYWLYTTLAIAALFVVPGELNKMRWDTASAVGSYLFYPVRRWDGAISPILSLGWTLNYEMFFYVLFSATLFLSRAKSILLLVSMLAVLAIIGAQVEFKSAPPEFWTNPIIIEFAFGVLIGYAYLSFRWLPSTLMLIVGLGLAAAGQFVLDEVIAAPRAIAWGVPAALLVASAIWGAGERLSGLLKPLADWLGESSYSLYLSHPFAVGGVGILWPFAPGQADWAFVATSVIVALIGGVISHRLVEQPMLAFLRRRVEPRRSGDVAAEPL
- a CDS encoding glycosyltransferase, which translates into the protein MTAGPLSDRPIAFVIFQAGAQADGGLNSISELVAERARDQRVLVFTNLESDFSACWRGFGCDVVVIRMNEGSFHQEGKSGGRLGRALGRVLTNLHLASRLKKERVAVLHANDARSFWSSVGAAKIAGIPIVLNVRDALPPRYKSAPLRWRLAYRLCDLFLVLSQDMEAYWRGLLGVSGSGKVRHLYSIVRTHPDAIKADRQMVRQALGMPREAYVVAYVASFHPKKRQAEFIEHAAGAILARAPEARIIFVGDCVPTENPAAAQAVAAAGRLDAGERLQFVGFSPDPWRWYVAADLIVLASEREGLPRCIIESMCIGAPFASFDVSSAQEMADLHGAASVVRQGDYAALVEAVCAHHTGRMDDLAQRDARGEAARRRFDAAAAREGYGALLEALGAGAGR
- a CDS encoding glycosyltransferase, whose amino-acid sequence is MKVLHVITRFIRGGADENTLLSCNAQAAAGHQVMLIHGRDVSPHLLAQLHPEVRVEAAPNLVREIHPVRDVKALFELKRITHRFAPDIVHTHTSKAGILGRLAAWMDGRRGVVHGVHILPFLNVNPLAGAVYLALEHALAPITAAFVNVSGGMRAACEQARLGLGKHHVVPSGMDVVRFGSARPFSLRELSEELEGRSSEQLVVMAAALEPRKRIWEFLAVFAEVAVACPNAHFVVLGEGHDRNRLETRVRELGLERRVTLLGFRTDPERWMKTAQVCVLSSEREGLPRVLVQYALCGVPIVTTALPGVEDVIQHGVTGVLTPIDNVSAMAEPVISLLCDPEKSKRFREATSALDLSAWSVASMVGRLDDIYDAVLTRGVDAKGLA
- a CDS encoding glycosyltransferase family 4 protein, coding for MGGKYPYRLWAEHLDVFDEVVVLGRGGPLGSAPGRLSLSSGPGVSHVFLGGRRGLARLGEVLLGNKEIERHVREADCVIARLPSEIGLAACAAASAQKKPYLVEVVASAWDALWHHGSIAARAYAPVLEMRTKAAVGGAPLARYVTESFLQRCYPARGRVFTASNVVLEPLDREVLTLRRASLMADSSPLVFGTIGSLNSRMKGLHDAIAALSALKDELPPFTYRILGEGDAEPFRRLAERAGLADRMFFDGVLPAGAPVAAWLDGVDVYLQPSLQEGLPRAVIEALGRACLAVASTAGGTPELLPPKRLHPPGRHKALALAISDLVKSAMEEKCAEVEANWLTAARYEASALVARRAESYQALAALAASLGGGRG
- a CDS encoding acyltransferase family protein, with translation MAKRYETLDGIRGIAALSVALGHIRWPSVISHSPPFVNTSLWVDFFFVLSGFVISLNYYDKIAGGYSTLRFMAKRFARLYPLHFLTLLLSVAYEVLKYFAYLKGFPTEAPFEDNNLTAFVANLLLIQALGFFPDGATWNGPSWSISVEFYTYVVFAIAVLAGSRRVLRPYIFGGLAILSLIILALSPNREYLGVETDFGIFRCIAGFSIGVLVQRLIAAERMRVSARAVEISKYALAAFALALVSFPTGNQPITMVAPFVFGGFILASGLTTRDDLIDRFLKHSAVQWLGAHSYSIYMIHSVIRLGFGNIYDLGASKFGLGHWWFAEGLVVAYIGLILIVSALAYRYVELPAQALLNRVFDRYFGPAPQGRST
- a CDS encoding UDP-glucose dehydrogenase family protein, encoding MRVAMIGTGYVGLVSGACFADFGHVVTCIDKDPSKIERLEKGEIPIFEPGLDELVARNVKEGRLFFTLEGAQAIKEADAVFIAVGTPTRRGDGHADLSYVYAAAEEIAGLIDGFTVIVTKSTVPVGTGDEVEAIIKKVRPDAQFAVVSNPEFLREGAAIEDFKRPDRVVVGTDDQRAQETMRELYRPLFLNETPILFTGRRTSELIKYAGNAFLAMKITFINEMADLCEKVGADVQLVARGIGLDGRIGRKFLNAGPGYGGSCFPKDTIALVKTAADYGAPTRLIEATVQVNDARKKAMAGKVAAAVGGDVKGKTIGVLGLTFKPNTDDMRDAPSLDIIPALQAMGATVQAYDPEGHEAKYMLADVNFKDGPYEVAEGADVIVMITEWDQFRALDLDRLKLMMKSPVMVDLRNIYRPDDMKARGFNYVSVGRS
- a CDS encoding NAD-dependent epimerase/dehydratase family protein, whose translation is MRDKAKTQRHRRAELTVIVTGAAGFVGMYTAQRLLDRGETVIGVDVFNDYYDPALKAARAAKLEAQDRFRMARMDIADVSGFAALVKASGAKRIVHLAAQAGVRYSLENPFAYERSNLAGHLSVLEACRHNGVEHLVYASSSSVYGDRPQSGEGFKESDAAVEPVSLYAATKRSGELMSYSYGRLYRLAQTGLRFFTVYGPMGRPDMAYFSFTKKIFAGEPIEVFGQGEMSRDFTYIDDIVTGVVAALDHAPPVGENRILNIGGGRPEGLMDMISTLEKAIGREAVKVYKPMQPGDVSRTFADVSKLKDITGYTPEVPIEVGLPRFVEWYRGFYG